Below is a window of Mycobacterium dioxanotrophicus DNA.
TCGACGGGGTCGATATCGCCGCCCGCATCGTGGTGTTCGGCATCGTCGCGTCCTTCGTCCTCGGCGGGGCCTACCTGACGCGGTTCCCGCCCCGGCTGGACGCCCTGGCGCCTGCGCCGATGCGGCCGGTGCCGCGCTGGGAATGGGCGCTGCCGCTGGGCGTTCTCGACGCACTGTTCATCGCGTTCGTCGTGGTGCAGGCCGCGGTGCTGTTCGGCGGCCACACCCATGTGCTGGAGACCGAAGGGCTGACATACGCCGAATACGCCCGGCAGGGTTTCTGGCAGCTGCTATGGGTTTCGGCGTTGACCCTGCTGGTGCTCAGTGTGGTGATCCGGGTGGCCGGACGGGGCAGCACCGCCGATCGTCGGGTGCTGCGCGTGCTGGTCGGGATCCTCTGTGCCACATCGGTTGTCGTGGTCATCTCGGCCGTCCATCGCATGTGGCTCTACCAGCAGGCCTACGGCTTCAGCACCGATCGGCTCATGGTCGTCACCATCGAACTGTGGCTGGGCGTGGTGTTTCTGCTCGTGGCCGCGGCCGGGGTGCGCATGACGGGGCGCTGGCTGCCGCACGCGGTGCTGGTGGCCGGTGTCGTGGCGCTGCTCGGATTGGCCGCGCTCAATCCCGAGCGGCTCGTCGCCGACCGCAACATCGACCGCTTCGAGCAGACGGGCCAACTCGATGCCGAGTACCTGTCGAGGTTGTCGACCGACATCGATCCGGCCCTGCACCGGTTGCCCGAGGACATTCGCGGCTGCGTGCGCTTCCACGGGCCGCATTCCGACCCGTGGTACCTGTTCAACCTGTCGCGGTCGCTTGCCGACGGCCCGGTGGTGACCGATCTGCCGGACTACTGCTCGCCGTACTGGTCGTAGGACTACCGGTAGGTCGGCCAGAATCGCGTCGATTCAAAGCCTGTGAACCTGGCTGACGGCCGCCGAAGGTATTGCGTGTGACCGCACTCGCCGTCAACGGCTCAACTCAAACCACCCCGCTCGCTCCGATTGCGCTGGACCCCGAGGCACTGGGATATCCCGCCGACAACCGAGCCGCCATCCCACCGCTGGCCAAACACTGGGAGCAGCTCGACTTTCGCGAGATCCTTTCCCGGCCGGCCGCTTTCCTGTCGATCAGCCAGTCCAACTCGCTGTACAAACCGGGCGGGGTGCAGTACGCCGAAGGGCATGCGTTCCGCGGCAGCCTGCAGGCGACCGTCAAGGTGGCCAAGGCGGCACGGTCGGCGTCGAACTTCGTGTCGTTCAACTGGATCGGGTTCTCGGTGTTCCGTGGTGACTACCCGCAGACGGATTTCGACAAGGCGCAGTACGACGGGTGGACCGGTCATATCGACGCCACCGCCGAGCAGATCGCCTGGGACAACGAACTTGTCGGCGAACTGCACGAGCTGGTGCAGCCCGGCGACAACGAGCTTTACGAGAAGGCGCTGCAGACGGCCTTCGTCGGCACCGACCTGCCGCTGGCGCTGAGCCGGCAGCGGGTAGAGGTTTTGGTGCTCACCGGGATACACCTCGATTGG
It encodes the following:
- a CDS encoding DUF4153 domain-containing protein — its product is MTTLLTGAKGQPVMPPLIGPALPRSGEPGWTVWSRRVWPIDPLASIPRRLLMLAVVAGLVGTAVWRPSVLSIGYLAVGAMVFGVVHGTAERRPTRAQWGGIVLSLALLAVPALLAADWLGVLCIMAAWIVGWCTLFGGRTWTSVFTGPFLPWALPARVSGWVRRGLPSRVGVTKPARVAVVIGLTVLLAVVFGALFASADAAFAHMAGNLVPSVDGVDIAARIVVFGIVASFVLGGAYLTRFPPRLDALAPAPMRPVPRWEWALPLGVLDALFIAFVVVQAAVLFGGHTHVLETEGLTYAEYARQGFWQLLWVSALTLLVLSVVIRVAGRGSTADRRVLRVLVGILCATSVVVVISAVHRMWLYQQAYGFSTDRLMVVTIELWLGVVFLLVAAAGVRMTGRWLPHAVLVAGVVALLGLAALNPERLVADRNIDRFEQTGQLDAEYLSRLSTDIDPALHRLPEDIRGCVRFHGPHSDPWYLFNLSRSLADGPVVTDLPDYCSPYWS
- a CDS encoding cysteine hydrolase, giving the protein MTALAVNGSTQTTPLAPIALDPEALGYPADNRAAIPPLAKHWEQLDFREILSRPAAFLSISQSNSLYKPGGVQYAEGHAFRGSLQATVKVAKAARSASNFVSFNWIGFSVFRGDYPQTDFDKAQYDGWTGHIDATAEQIAWDNELVGELHELVQPGDNELYEKALQTAFVGTDLPLALSRQRVEVLVLTGIHLDWCVEGNARAARDHGLLPIVIGDATGTAHPDQERAAFERINNFFAPVITSEQFVEWVAR